The nucleotide window CAGCGCCGGACGTGGCGCTGCCTTCCTGAAATACGTCACCGAGGAGACGCTTGCAGGCCGGGCACAGCGTCTCAAGGCGTATTCGATCGCCATCGAAGTGTTCAACCGAAGCGCGAGCTTCTCTCAGGAGGATCCGGTCGTCCGCATCGAGGCCGGACGTCTCCACCCTGCCCGTGATCCCTTTCTCGCTGAACGCCGACTGGAATCTGATCTCCCGCACGATCCTTCCCGTGACCTACCAGAACGACATCGCCGGGCCGTCCGGATCACAGTTCGGTCTCGGCGACGTCGTTCAGAGCTTTTTCCTGTCCCCTGCCAAGCCCACCGATGGCGGCCTCATCTGGGGCGCTGGCCCTGTCTTCCTGATCCCGACCGCGACCGACGATCTGCTCGGCGGCGAGAAATGGGGCGCAGGGCCGACCATCGTCGCGCTGAAGCAGGACGGCCCCTGGACCTATGGCGTGCTGGCCAACCACATCTGGTCGTTCGCCGGCAACGAGGACCGCAACGACATTAGCAGCACGTACATGCAGCCATTCCTCTCCTACACGACGCCGACCGCATGGACGTTCGCGCTGAACACGGAATCCACATACGACTGGAAGGCGCACGACTGGTCCGTGCCGATCAATCTGACCGTCTCGAAGCTGCTCAAGGTGAACGAGCAGCCGATCAGCCTGACGGCCGGACTTCGATACTGGGCGGCGGCTCCTGACGACGGCCCCGAAGGGCTCGGCGTCCGTCTCGGGCTGACATTCCTGTTTCCGAAGTAGTCGCATAACACCGTCTCATGGTCAGGACTCGATCTGCTCTGTTCGATCGATTTCCGCAGCCGCATGACCCCTTCTCCTGCCACCTGCGCGTGCCTGATCGCACGCCGCGAACCGAAAGGACGTTCACATGCTTACGAAACGCGATCTACTCCGCTCTGCTGCGATGGCCGCACTCGTCGCCGCAACGGCGAAGTCCACCCCGGTGCTTGCGCAGAACAAGGCCGAATGGCCCAGTCTGCTGGAGGCCAAGGACATCGCTGAAGAAGGCTTCATCTACGGCCTGCCGCTGGTGATGAACTATGCTGTCATGAACGAGTTCGCGGTGGACAGGAACTCCGGGCAGTTCAAGGCGCCGTTCAACGAGATCAACAACATGCATCAGGTCGCCAGCCCGGCGGACACGGCAATCATCACGCCGAACAGTGACACGCCGTACTCGATCCTCTGGCTGGACTTGCGTGCTGAACCGATGGTCATCTCGGTGCCGACGGTCGAGAAGGAACGCTATTACTCGGTCCAGCTCATCGACGGCAACACCTACAATTTCGGCTATATCGGCTCGCGCGCCACGGGAAGCGAGCCGGGTTCCTATCTCGTTGTCGGACCCGACTGGAAAGGCGAGAAGCCCGACGGCATCAAGCAGGTCTTCACCTCGAGCACCCCTTTCGTATTCGCCAACTTCCGGACGCAGCTTATCGACGCCGATGATATGGCGAACGTAGAAAAGGTGCAGGCCGGCTACAAGGCGCAACCGCTTTCAGCCTTCCTCAAGCAACCCGCCCCGCCCGCCGCACCGACGATCGAGTTCCTTCCCGCCACCACTGCCGGCATCAAGAAAAACTTCTTCGAATATCTCGACGTGGCTCTGCAGTTCGTCCCGGAGACGTCAAGGGACAAGGAGATCCGTGCGAAGCTTGCAAGGATCGGCATCGGTCCCGGCAAGACCTTCGAGTCCAAGGATCTACCGCTCGAACACAAGGCCGAGTTGCTGGTCGGCATGAAGCAGGGCGACGACAAGATCGACAAGTGGCTGGCCAGCGGAAACAAGCCGATCAACGGCTGGAACGTCAGCTCGCTGCTTGGCGACGAGGCCTTCTTCAATGGCGATTGGTTGATGCGCTCAGGCGCGGCCAAGGCAGGCCTCTATGGCAACGATGCAGCAGAGGCCATGTACCCCTTCACCCGAACAGATGCGAGCGGGAAACCGCTCGACGGCAGCAAGCACAAGTACACGATCACCTTCCCGCCGGGCCAGTTGCCGCCAGTGCATTCGTTCTGGTCCGTGACCATGTACGACGGCAAGACCCAGTTCCTGGTCAAGAACCCGATCAATCGATACCTCGTCAATTCTCCGATGTTGCCTGGTATGAAAAAGGACGCGGACGGCTCGCTCACCCTCTATATCCAGAAAGACAGCCCGGGCGAGGACAAGGAAGCCAACTGGCTTCCGGCACCGGACGGCACGATCTATCTCGTGATGCGCCTGTACTGGCCGAAGACGGAAGCGCCTTCGATCCTGCCTGCGGGAAAAGGAACGTGGCAACCGCCCGGCGTGAAGCGGGTCTCGTAGAAGGCGCTGAACGCCGACTGGAACCTGCTCCGCGACCGCCAGGCTCGACAAGGCGCTTCACGAGCTCGGAGCGCTGCAACCGGCTGGACGTCGACCTGAAGTCGGACTAGAGACCGGTCTTCGCAGTCGAAAACAGCCGGAAGGGGACAAGTGTATGAAATGGATCGCCGGGCTTTTTCTGGCTCTGACAATGTCCGCCTTTGCTCACGCTCAGGAGGCTCCACGACCCCAGAAGGTCGACGATCTCGTGCGGCTGCTACAGGATCCCGAGGTTCGGTCATGGCTAGAGAAAGCGCCCGGCCCGTCGTCGATAGCCGTCGAGGAAGTCGACGCCGGGCTGGCGACATGGGAGGAGGCCACGCGAAGCCGGATTGATGGCGTCGTTCAGGCAGTCCCGAGAATTCCTGGCGAGTTCATGGCCGCAGCTTTTCGCACGAGGGCGGACGCCTTGTCGCACGGAAAGCTGCCGGTGTTCGTCGTCTTCCTTGGGCTGACGGCGGTCGGACTTTTCGCCGAGTGGATGTTCGCGCGGTTGAGACGACACGCGGAAGGGCTGCAGGAACGCCTGCTGGCGATCGGCGTCTTCGCGGCGGCCATGGGCGTGGTCTTCTTCGCATTCGACTGGCCCGCCCGCCCACGCATCGTCCTCCTGGTTTGGCTGCTGGCACTCCTGGCATACCGTACGGTCGCCGCGCTCATCGAGGCGGCCGTACTCACGTCCTCCGCTCGCAGGCGGGCGAAGGGCTTTGCCGGAGTTGCCGTGATCGCCATTGCCGCCGCAAGCCTCGGCCAGCCATTGTCGATCGACCCGGCGGCGACGGAGGCGATTTCGTTCTGCTTTTCGATCGCTCTCCTCGCTTTGGCCGTCGAGGGCGCCGTCTCCTCGTCCGAGAGACCCCTTGGCACGCGCATATCAATGTGCCTCGCCTTCGTCGTCATCTGGGCGCTCTGGTGCGTCGGTCTGCACGGTCTGTTCTGGCTGGGCGTCTATGCGATGGCCCTGCCCGCGGTACTGCGCTTCACCGGTCGCGCGGCGGCCGAAGCGTTTCCTTTCGAACCTGACAGCACGAAACGTGTTCTCCTTGTCCGCGGCAGCCGGGCCGTGGTCGTGGCGGCCGCGGCTGTGTGGCTGGCCCTCGTCTGGCGGTTCGATCCGAACTCCCTGGTCCACAGCGATCATGTGGTGGCCGCGATATCCTACGGGCTTCTGAAGAGCGTGGTCGTTCTGCTGCTCGCCGACCTCGCGTGGCATCTCGCGAGGTCGTGGATAGACAGAAGGCTCACCGTTTCGCCCGGCCTCGCTGTCGATGCATCTCAGGCGGCCCGGCAAGGACGGCTTCGGACGCTCCTGCCGATCTTCCGGAACGTGCTCGCCGTCATGGTGGCGGTTGTAGCCGGCCTGATCGTGCTGGCGGAACTTGGCGTCGAGATCGGGCCTCTGATCGCAGGCGCCGGCATTTTCGGCGTCGCGCTCGGCTTCGGATCGCAGACGCTGGTGAAGGACGTCGTCAGCGGGGTCTTCTACCTTCTCGACGACGCCTTTCGCGTGGGCGAGTACATCCAGGCGAAGAGCTACAAGGGGACCGTCGAGGGGTTCAGCCTCCGGTCGGTGCGGCTGCGTCATCACCGCGGCCCGGTGTTCACCGTTCCGTTCGGCGAACTTGGAGCCGTCGAGAACATGAGCCGCGACTGGGTGATCGACAAGTTTCGGGTGAACGTCAGCTACGACGCGGACATTGAGAAGGCGCGCAAGCTCGCGAAAAAGATTGGGGAGGAGCTGAAGGCCGATCCGGAACTCGGGCCGCTCTTCATCGAGCCGTTGAAGATGAAGGGCGTCGAGGAGTTCGGTGACTACGGCATCGTCCTCAGCTTCGCGATGACCACAGTGCCGGGCATGCAGACCTACATCCGGCGCAAGGCATACGCGAAGATCCGCGAGGCGTTCAAGGCGAACGGCATCGACTTCGCGACGCCGTCGGTTCAAGTCGGCGGCGATGCCAGGGACAGCGCAGCGGCGGTCGCGACGGCGATCCGGACGCAGCAGGCCAAGGGGGTGGCGGAGGAGGCTTAGTTGGCATGGCTGAGCGGAACCGCCTTCGGATCTCGGATGGATCGAAGCAGCCATAGAGTTGAACGCCACCCTCGCCGTTCGCTCGATCCGTTTCAAAAACAGTTATGACAAACCCGAGGACGGCGGCGGCCGGCTCCCGGAGGTGGCACATCCGCGCGAGAGTTATCAGTCCATCCTTCGGAAAGGTCCGACTGATGTTAGAGGAGATATTGCGGGATTGTCGGGACCTCGTCGGTCAGCTCTCCAACGAACGCCGCCAGGAGCTGGTTGTCCGCTACCCGCGTTTCAACAAAGGATTCGTCAAGCTGGCCGAGCGGCCCTACCAGACCGGGTTCGCCGCGCTCTCCGGCCCGCTGAATGTCGCCGTCGACCGCTTTCATTCATGGCTCAGAAGAATGCCGAGAACACGTTTCTCGACCGGGCTTCGGCTGTCTCTGACGTGGAAACTCGGCTGTTGGCCGGCCTTCGCCTCGCTAGACGGAAATCGACCACGCACAGTGCGCCAAGCTATGATC belongs to Rhizobium indicum and includes:
- a CDS encoding DUF1254 domain-containing protein; translation: MLTKRDLLRSAAMAALVAATAKSTPVLAQNKAEWPSLLEAKDIAEEGFIYGLPLVMNYAVMNEFAVDRNSGQFKAPFNEINNMHQVASPADTAIITPNSDTPYSILWLDLRAEPMVISVPTVEKERYYSVQLIDGNTYNFGYIGSRATGSEPGSYLVVGPDWKGEKPDGIKQVFTSSTPFVFANFRTQLIDADDMANVEKVQAGYKAQPLSAFLKQPAPPAAPTIEFLPATTAGIKKNFFEYLDVALQFVPETSRDKEIRAKLARIGIGPGKTFESKDLPLEHKAELLVGMKQGDDKIDKWLASGNKPINGWNVSSLLGDEAFFNGDWLMRSGAAKAGLYGNDAAEAMYPFTRTDASGKPLDGSKHKYTITFPPGQLPPVHSFWSVTMYDGKTQFLVKNPINRYLVNSPMLPGMKKDADGSLTLYIQKDSPGEDKEANWLPAPDGTIYLVMRLYWPKTEAPSILPAGKGTWQPPGVKRVS
- a CDS encoding mechanosensitive ion channel family protein, which encodes MKWIAGLFLALTMSAFAHAQEAPRPQKVDDLVRLLQDPEVRSWLEKAPGPSSIAVEEVDAGLATWEEATRSRIDGVVQAVPRIPGEFMAAAFRTRADALSHGKLPVFVVFLGLTAVGLFAEWMFARLRRHAEGLQERLLAIGVFAAAMGVVFFAFDWPARPRIVLLVWLLALLAYRTVAALIEAAVLTSSARRRAKGFAGVAVIAIAAASLGQPLSIDPAATEAISFCFSIALLALAVEGAVSSSERPLGTRISMCLAFVVIWALWCVGLHGLFWLGVYAMALPAVLRFTGRAAAEAFPFEPDSTKRVLLVRGSRAVVVAAAAVWLALVWRFDPNSLVHSDHVVAAISYGLLKSVVVLLLADLAWHLARSWIDRRLTVSPGLAVDASQAARQGRLRTLLPIFRNVLAVMVAVVAGLIVLAELGVEIGPLIAGAGIFGVALGFGSQTLVKDVVSGVFYLLDDAFRVGEYIQAKSYKGTVEGFSLRSVRLRHHRGPVFTVPFGELGAVENMSRDWVIDKFRVNVSYDADIEKARKLAKKIGEELKADPELGPLFIEPLKMKGVEEFGDYGIVLSFAMTTVPGMQTYIRRKAYAKIREAFKANGIDFATPSVQVGGDARDSAAAVATAIRTQQAKGVAEEA